From the genome of Papaver somniferum cultivar HN1 chromosome 2, ASM357369v1, whole genome shotgun sequence, one region includes:
- the LOC113352443 gene encoding uncharacterized protein LOC113352443, which yields MSHFYVTTKPTKDRFGYQGFGNSSGAIGDRCEPIERSASTKLASQPFVNPRESVNAISLRSGKNVEQPNQQDKVHEELVEDKEETTSKENSKEPIPTFTTPPPFPRRFAKSKKELEYKDIWDILKKVQVNIPLIEPTRKIPRYAKFLKELCMKKKSLKGNEVMSVGENSLAFILKKLPPKLKDPGSFTIPCTIGKTRFTRALLDLGASVNVMPSSIYDSLNLGPLKGTWVVLELANRSNVYPKGIVENVLVQVNGIIFPADFYVLDMHDENSSKSTPLLLGRPFLSIAGTKIDVQNGTLTTEFDGAVIHFNIFETMRYRVM from the coding sequence ATGTCTcacttctatgttacaacaaaaCCAACAAAAGACCGATTCGGCTATCAAGGCTTTGGAAATTCAAGTGGGGCAATTGGAGACCGATGTGAACCTATTGAAAGATCAGCATCCACAAAGCTtgcttcacaaccatttgtgaatccaagagagagtGTTAATGCGATTTCCTTGAGGAGTGGAAAAAACGTGGAGCAACCAAATCAACAAGATAAGGTGCATGAAGAGTTAGtcgaagacaaagaagaaacCACATCAAAGGAGAATTCCAAGGAACCGATTCCTACTTTCACCACTCCACCCCCGTTTCCGAGACGATTTGCTAAGTCGAAGAAAGAGTTGGAATACAAGGATATTTGGGACATCCTTAAGAAAGTACAAGTCAACATTCCACTCATTGAACCCACTCGAAAAATTCCTCGCTATGCAAAGTTCTTAAAGGAGTTGTGCATGAAGAAGAAAAGTTTGAAAGGGAATGAAGTcatgagtgtgggggagaattcttTGGCGTTCATTCtcaagaaactcccacctaaattaaAGGACCCCGGTAGTTTCACTATAccttgcacaattggtaaaaCAAGGTTTACTCGAGCTTTGCTAGATTTAGGAGCATCCGTCAATGTTATGCCTTCTTCGATTTATGATTCGTtaaatcttggtcctcttaagggGACCTGGGTAGTTCTTGAACTCGCTAACCgatctaatgtttacccgaaagggattgttgagaATGTCTTGGTGCAGGTTAATGGGATTATATTCCCGGCTGATTTCTATGTCTTAGACATGCATGATGAGAACTCGTCCAAGTCTACACCTTTGTTATTGGGTAGACCATTCTTGAGTATCGCTggaacgaagattgatgtccaaaATGGAACCTTGACTACGGAGTTTGATGGTGCAGTCATCCACTTCAATATCTTTGAGACAATGAGATACCGGGTGATGTAA